CTCTGGCTCTCGCGCAATGAACAGTTCAGTCTCATCAGTGGAGGGCAGGTGGCGCAGAGCACCGTCATGACGGTGGTCCGTATCGGGGCCGGATTCGTACGGGCCAGCCCGGGCGGACTGATTTTCGGGTTCGCCCTCGGCCACCTGGCCCAGGCCGCCCTGTACGTGAAACGGATGGGCACCTCCGTCAGGGCGGCCCTTGAAGGATCTCCAGGAGGTCTGGATACGGGTATGCTCCGTGAAGTGGCGGTCCGCTATCGGAAATTTCCCATGTTCACGACACCGGCCGCCATGATCTCTGCCGGCGTCTCCCAACTCCCGGCTCTGCTCTTGTTGTACTACTTCAACAAAGAGGTCCTGGGCATCTATTCACAGGCCTTTGCCGTCCTTTTCATTCCAATGAGCCAGCTGGCCATGACCATTGCCCAGGTCTTTTTCGTGCGTGCCGTGGAAGCCCACCGGGAGGGCACCTTGGCCGGACTGTCGGAGAACATCCATAAACGGATGGTCATGCTCGTGCTGCCGGTCACGGCGGTCCTGATGGTGGTCGGTGGCGATGTATTCGAATTCCTGTTCTCGGCGACCTGGCGGGCGAGCGGAGAATACTTGTTGTTCCTGGGACCATGGATCCTGTTTACCACCGTGTCGTCTCCGCTTACGCGGTTGTTCGATGTGCTGGAGCGCCAGCGCTTCGAGCTCGTTGTCGCCATCATCATGTTCGTCGTGCTCACGGGAGCCATGATTGTCGGCGGTCGGACCGGCGATGTCACAACCACCATGATTTATCTCGGTGTGGGTGGCGCTGCCGTTCGGATTTTCAGTATCGTGCTGCTTACGCGTCTCGCGCGGGTACCCTTCCGGCGTGTCATCAAGCCCTATGTCCGATACACCCTGGTGTGTTCACCGCTGCTTGTTGCACTGCATTTCATCGGAGCAAGCGCCAACGGACTGGTCACCACTTTCAGCGCGTGCGTGGCGCTGGGCCTGTTCGGACTCTATGTCATCCGGAAAGAGCAGCTGTTGAACGTGCGATGATCACTCGATCCGGGTGAAGAGCACCTTCCGCGCACGATCCGTGGTGCCCTCGAAGCCGACTACGCTTCCCGCGTGGTTTCGCACGAAACGGATGGTATCGAAATACCACGCAGACGTGGAAAACATGTCAGGGTCGGACCAGGTCATGGTGAACGGGCTGTTCCGGGCGTGGGTCGCCGTCAATGTGCCGTTCGTCAGAGACACGTCGAACGTAGAACCCAACTCGTCGGAATGGTACACACCAGCGTACGTTCGTAACGAATCGGCGTCCGGGGCAAACACATGATGAAGCAGTTTCTCCGCCATTTCCGACGGATTCAACGAATTGGTATTGGCCAGAACGACCATGGTCAGATCATCGTCCGGGAATCGCATGAGTACCGTCCGGAACCCCCTATGCCAACCACTGTGTGACACCCTGGCGTGCCCGTACAGGGTGTTGAGACTCTGTCCGAAGGCGTATGCCAGGGTATCTCCGGACGTCAGCATGCCGCGCGTGTGGGCCAGCTCCCACGTGCCCTCCTCACCGATCTGTTTCCGGTTCAGCGCATGTGCCCATGTGGCAAGGTCACCGACCGTGCTGAACATCCCGGTCGACCCCTTGTTTTCATAGACCAGGAGTTGCTTTCGATATCCCCCCTCGCCGTTCGGTTCGTACCCCTGTGCGGCACGCGCGTCGATCTCCGTGTAGGACTCATGGATGTGGCTGTCCTTCATTTCAAGTGGCCCGAACACGTTCTCCTGGAGCCACTCCCCCAGCGTCTGGCCACTTACCCGGTGAACGATCTCGGCCATCAGCGTGTACCCCGTGTTGCTGTAGGAGTACGCGTTTCCCGGCTCGAAATTCAACGTCCGCTGGGCATACGCCAGGCCCAGGATGTGCTCATGGAGCGTCACGTCATCCATTCGCCAACCGGCCATGCCGAGAAGATCGAATTCATCCCGGAGTCCACTGGTATGATGCACGAGATGCCGGATGGTAACCGGTGGGTCGAACGCGTGCATCTCCGGAATGACCGTCCGCACGTCCGCATCCAGGTCAATCCGCCCCTGGACCGCGAGCGTGGCAATGGCCCATGCCGTGAACTGTTTGGATACCGATGCAAGCATGTAGACGGTATCGCCGCTGGTCGGTATGGCCCATTGCAGGTCGGCCGTGCCGTACGATGCCTCGAACACGGGCTCACCCGCTTTGAAAAGGGCAACCGTGGCACCCGGTGTTTCCTCGTTCCAAGGGCTGAAAAGGCTGTCCGCGTGGGCTTTGAGCCCGTCCAGGTGGAGGGGCACTTCCTGGGCCGTCACCGGATGCACGGCCGACAACATGAACAGGATAAACAGAGGAAATTTCGGATTCAGGTGCATGATCAATCGGGGAAGGTGGCAGGACCCGACATGATAGCCCAAATCGGAGGCACAAAAAAAGGGGGGCAGTCGCTTGACTGCCCCCCTTCTCGCGGAGCGGGTGATGAGATTCGAACTCACGACCCTCACGTTGGCAACGTGATGCTCTACCACTGAGCTACACCCGCATTTGAGCCTGCAATAATAGGCAGAATTCCGGCCGCCGTCAAGATGCACACACACACCTTTACACGAACCTCAAACAAGAACATTCCCGTCCGGTCGTACATTGGTCATGACATTCCACCAGCCGACACGATCATGGCCAACATCATTGACGGAAAGCGCATTTCCGCGGAAATCCGGGACGAAGTCAAACAATCCGTTGAACGGCACATTTCATCCGGTCATCGCGCCCCGTTCCTGGCAGTTGTCCTGGTCGGTGAGGATCCCGCATCGGCATCGTATGTGCGCGGAAAAGCCAAGAGTTCGGCCGAAGTGGGCATCGGAAGCGAGACGCTCACCTATGACGCATCCATTACTGAAGCCGAGTTGTTGGACGTGGTGGAGCGGTTGAACAACGACGACGGCGTCGACGGCATCCTCGTCCAACTGCCCCTTCCTTCGCACATCGACGAGCACCGGGTCATCAATGCGATCAACCCGGCCAAGGATGTGGATTGTTTCCATCCCGAGTCGGTAGGTCGGCTGTCCACGGGATTGGATGGCTTCGCTCCTGCTACCCCGGCCGGCATTGTCCAGCTTCTCCAGCGTTCAGGTATCGAGACATCCGGTAAACACTGCGTCATCATCGGCCGATCGAACATCGTCGGCAAGCCGCTTGCGAGCCTCATGCTGCGCAAGGGCGTGGATGCGACGGTAACCGTATGCCACAGTCGCACCAAGGACCTGCCCTCCATTGCACGCCAGGCAGACATCCTGGTAGCCGCCATTGGACGGGCAAACTTCGTCACGGCGGACATGGTCAAGCCGGGAGCGACCGTCATAGATGTGGGGATCAATCGGTTGGATGATCCCACTCGGGAGCGCGGCTACCGCCTGGTCGGTGATGTGGATTTCGATGCCGTGAAGGAAGTTGCGGGCCATATCACGCCTGTTCCGGGCGGTGTCGGACCCATGACCATTGCCGTACTTCTGCAGAATACGCTCAAAGCTGCCACCGACCACTGACCCCCATCGACTGACTCCCGCCACCATGCGCGCCTTCCTCCTCCTGTTGGTCTTCTGCCTTTCCGTCCCGTCCGTGGGAGCCCAGGCCTTGTTGGAGGCCCACATCCTTGGCCCACGTGCCGTTGAACTGACGGTCGATGAATCTGCAAAACCCTTCCGCTCGGAAGATCTGTCATTGACCGGGCTGGATGGACGGATCATCCCCATCGCCTCTATCCTACCCAAGCGCGCCGATACCTATCTGGTCGTCCCGGCGCAGGACATGGATCCCACCCGGTTACATGTTCTGGCATCCGGAAAGGACGGCAGCCAGGTCTTTGTTCGCCGGGATGCCTGGTTCAAGACGCTCTATTCCGACAAGCCCCTGGGCGCGATTGTGTCGGAAGATCGCACGCATACCGATTTCCGTGTGTTCGCGCCGCGGGCAACCCTGGTCCGTCTGCACCTGTTCTCGGACCGGTACGGGGATCTGGATGCACCCGACAAATCCATCGACATGAATCGTGACCGGGACGGGGTATGGGAGGCCACAGAGCCTGGAAACCACCACGGCGTGTACTACACGTATACCGTGCACGGCCCGGATGAGCCCGGCAACTGGTTCCATGGGACGCATCCGGTTCACCTCACCGATCCCTACGCCCTCGTCAGTGACGACTCATTCGGAAAGGCTCGCGTGTGGATTCCTGACGCCCCCCCGGTACCGGTCAAGGGCGGACGCCCTTCCATGGAAGACGTGATTGCCTATGAGGTGCATGTACAGGACTTCACCGATGCGCTTCCGGTTGCCGATCACCTGAAAGGCACGTTCTCCGCCATGGCCATGCCGGGCCTGAAGAACGAAGATGGACACCGTGTGGGATTCGACTACCTCGTCGACCTGGGTATCAATGTGGTCCATCTCATGCCGGTCCAGGAGTACCTGCATTATCCGGACGCTGAATGGCAGGCCGCGTTCGCGGATAACCCGTACATGATTGAACAGGATATTGCCCGGGAAAATTACCAGTGGGGCTACCGGACGACGCATGCGCTGGCCGTGGAGTCCCGCTTCCGGGATCGTCGCTCGGATCGGGGGCTGGAACCCGAACCCGGAGAGGAACGCAGACAGTTCAAGCAACTCGTTCAGGCCTTCCATGAAAAGGGCATATCCGTCATCATTGATGTCGTGCCGAATCACACCGGCGAGAACATGGACGGTCGGCACCTCCTGCTGAATTTCAATGGATTCGATCTGCCCTACTATCACCGGACGGACGATTCGCTCCGCCATATCGGACCCTTTGGCAACGAGATCAAATCGGAAGAACGACCCATGGTCCAGCGATGGATCCTGGATCAGTTGCGGCACTGGGTCGAGGTTCTCGGTGTGGATGGCTTCCGAATAGATCTGGCTGGACAGATCGACGAGCAAACCCTTCTCTGGATCAAGTCAGAGTTGCCTTCCGACTTGATCATCTACGGGGAAGCCTGGATTCCGCCATCCGACCCCGAAGTAGCCTCGGATCCTGATTTTGGCTGGTACAAGGCCGATTCCCCGATAACGTATTTCCAGGATGACGCCCGGAATGCCTTCAAGGGGCCGGTTTCCGACCCGATCAATCCGCTGACCGATCGCGGTTTCGCAGGAGGTGACGGCTCCGTACGCGAGCGTGCCGTGTTGGGATTGACGAACGGTTGGGCCGAAGAAGGCGACCCAAACCGCGGTATCAACTACCTGGACATCCATGACAACTGGACACTGGCAGATCAATTCAGCAATGAAGATTGGAACGGGTTGCTCCACGTGGATGAGAAGGCATTCAGGATTGCCGCAACCTTGTTGTTCACGTCGCTTGGTCCGATCGTACTGCACGGAGGAACGGAAATCATGCGATCCAAGGGTCATGCCCCACTCGAAGAGGTCGTCAGATGGACGGAGACCGGGCCCCTCTATTTTCACGGAAAGCGGGACTCATACAATCTGCGGAGAGCCAATCGATTCCTGTGGGATACGGTCGGTGCTACGACGCCCATGGACTATGCCGGAATGCTGGCCTACTGGAAAGGTCTTGTGGAATTGAGGCTGTCCCATGCCGGAAGCGTGTTCCGAATGGGGGGCTCCTCGCCGGATGAAGGGCATTATGACTTCATTACTCCGGACAACACGCAGTTGCTGGGTTATCGTGTCGGCGACGAGGTATTCGTACTCATGAACACGTCGTTCGAAGACGCGGAATTCCATGACCTGCCTCCCTTCGACGGCGCGTGGCGCCTGGTTGCGGACGGAAACCGGATTGATCTGACCGGCTTGGGAGAACAGACGCTCTCCGGGACAATCCCGTTCATTCCCGTTCCTGCACAAACCGCTCTGGTCTGGGTCCGGAATCCGGACAATTAGGGCGTCTCGACCGGATTACTGGAACCGCCATCGTATGGTGTTCCGTTGATTTCGAACGACCATGCAATGGACGCCGACTTCTCGAGCGTCTTCGCCACGGAGCAATACTTTCCCAGGCTCAGATCGACGGCCCGACGGACCTTCACTTCATCCAGTTCACCCGTGAGTCTGAAGTGCACGTGAACGTGATCATAGAGCGAAGGGCTCGTCCCGTCCGGCTTGTGTCCGTGGACGTCAATTTCCAGGGTACGGATGTCCTGTCGGGATTTTTCCAGGATGGACACGACGTCCACGCCGCTGCACCCGCCAATGGCCATCATCAGCAACTGCATGGGACCCACCCCGTTGCCCTTGCCGTCTTCATAAGCCGTGGCATCGTCGATATCCACGACATGCCCGGCGGCATTCGTGGCCTTGAAGTGATAGGGTTGTTCCTGCCTCGCAAGATGGACGCGGATGTCAGCCATGGTCTTCGTCGAATGTTTTCATCATGGACCAATCCTGCATGGCGGGCAAAGCCGCGTGGGCAGTCAGGTCGTGCAGGACGGGTGTCACCGACACCCATCCATTATCAATGGCCCAAAGGTCTGTATTTTCACCCGGATCCAGATTTCGAAAGGTGCCCGAGAGCCAGTAATAGGGTCGATCGAATGGATCGCGCCGTTCCGCGAATGATTCCTCCCACATGGACCGCGCCTGCCGCGTCGGCATGATGCCCTTGATCCGTGACAGGGGTAAATCGGGGATATTCACGTTCAAGAGGATCCCGGCCGGCATGCCGTTGGCCAATACCCACTCTGCCAATTGCCGCGCAATCCGGGCAGACGCCTCGTAATCACCCGTACCCCACCGGCAGTGGGAAAACGCGATGGCTGGGATGCCCAGTATGGAAGCTTCCGTTGCCGCACTGACCGTCCCGGAATAGATGACGTTCACGGCCGTATTCGGGCCGTGATTGATCCCCGATACGACAAGATCCGGTTTCCGGGGTACGAGCTTGTCCAAGGCCAGTTTGACGCAGTCGGCTGGTGTTCCATCAACGGCCCATGCCTTCAATGCGCCCGTAGGCCCCCGGAATGGCCACGGACGAGCACGGACTGGATCCCGCATGGTAATGGCGTGACCGACGGCGCTTTGCTCCGCGATGGGCGCAACCACCACAATTTCTCCAAGTCCATCCAGTCCGGCTGCCAGCGAGAGGATTCCCGGAGCATCTATGCCGTCATCATTGCAGACCAGAATCAGCGGTCTCTCAGTAGCTTTCGTCATCAGATGGAAATTTTCGCTCCCGTACATCCGATACGTACGACCGGACCGCATCGGTAATCAGGGTATCCAGCGCAGCATAGCGGCGGACAAAACGCGGATGGAAATCAGTCGTGAGACCCAGCGCATCGTGCGTGACCAGGACTTGCCCATCGGTTCCGGGTCCCGCGCCGATGCCAATGGTCGGAATACTCAGCGTTCCGGAGACTTCGCGCGCCAATGCAGCCGGGATTTTTTCCAGGACGATGGCAAATACACCGGCCTCCTGCAACCGGATGGCGTCTTCCCGGAGTTCATCGGCTTCCAATTCTTCTCGCGCGCGCACCTTGTAGGTACCGAAGCGATAGATGGATTGCGGTGTAAGCCCCAGGTGTCCCATGACCGGAATGCCGGCTTCAATCAGGCGTTCAGCCGTGGGAACCACGGATCGCCCACCCTCCAACTTGACGGCATGGGCGCCTGCCTCCTTCATGATCCGGATGGCCGAGGCCAGGGCTTCACGACTGTTGCCCTGGTAGGAACCGAACGGCATATCGACGACCACGAGGGCACGCTCCACCCCACGGACCACGCACTGGGCGTGGTAGATCATATGATCCAACGTGATCGGCAGGGTCGTTTCATGCCCGGCCATGACATTCGACGCGGAATCACCCACCAACAGGATGTCGATACCAGCCCCGTCAATGATCCGGGCGGACGTGTAGTCGTACGCTGTCAACATCGCAATGGGCATGTGCGATGCCTTCATTTCCTGCAGCGTTTGGGTGGTAACCCGCTTTATGCCTTCAGGATCAAGGTCCGGAGTTGCTTTGCTCACGACGTGCTACGTCAGTTTCCTGGCGTAGTATCGTCTTCCTCGATCTCGATTCCCAATCGGGATGCGATATCCAGGTTCAGATTGACAATCCGGTCTTCCTTGACGAACAACAAGGCCGGAGAACGGAGCACGACGTCCAGGTTTTTTTCAGTGGCCACCTGGTCAATGACCGATTGGACGCGGTCCAGCAGGGGCGCCATGAGTTCTTCCTGGCGGGCCGCGATTTCCGCGTCCTTGGCCTCAGCAGATTGCTGGATTTCCGCCTGCAGGGCGCCCAGCTCCTGTTCGCGTTCGGCCTGGCGTTCCGGAGACAGCAGCGGCTTCTGGCGCTCATAACGGGCTACACGCTCCTGGAAATCCTCGGCCAGTGCCTGGAGGGCCTGCTGTCCGGTCTGGACTTCCTGCGCCAACTGACGCTGGATGTTCTGATAGTCCGGCATGTACTGGATGATCAGCTCGGGATCGGCGTAACCAATGCGGAGTGTCTGGGCCTGGGATTCGGTGGTCGGCAACGCGACGACCGCCAGCAGGATGGCGAAAGGAACGAGAAATCGCTTGATCATGATTCGGATGATTTACAGGTGGGTCCGACCGGAGTCGGCTTGATGGGTCAGTTGTTACGGCCCTGCGTACTCTCAACGTCTATGCCAAGTTCGCGAAGGACCAGGTCACTCAGGTTGTATTGCTCACGGCGGAACATGAAAAGGAACTCACCGGCCGTATCGAAGACGTAGTCATAGCCCTCTGCCGTTGCCACTTCCTCGATGGCGGCAAGGATGCGTTCCTGAAGCGGTCGCATGAGCTGTTCCTGTTGCAGGAATATGTCCCCTTCCGGTCCGAAATACTTGACCCGCAGACGCTCCAGTTCATCTTCCGCACGTACGATTTCCTGGCGGCGGCGCTGCCGTTCCTCGTTGGTGTAAAGCAATTCGCGATCCTGGTACTCCCTGAATCGGTTATCCAGGTCCCTGCGCATGTCATCCAGTTCCTTTTGCCATTCCGATGCCAAACGATCCAGCTGTTGCTGTACCGTTGCGAACTCCGGGGTGCGCTCCAGGATATAGTCGGAGTCGATATATCCAATGGTCTGCTGGGCCCGCGCGTCGATCACGCCAACGGTCACCAGGAGAAGAAGACTGAACAAGGTCACGCGCATGAAAGTGTCTCGTATAATGGACATTTTGTGCATGGGATGGGGCATTCTGGACACGGTCAGAAGCCCTGCCCGAGGCTGAACTGGAAGGTCCACTTCCGCGTTCCATTGTGCTTTGTGGATACCGGCACGAATGCATCGAAGTTGTATCCATAGGCCATTTCCACCATCCCGAGGATGGGCAGGAAGACGCGAGCGCCCAAACCCCCGGAGCGAAACACGTCCGTAGGATTGTACGCGCTGAACGTATCCCAGGAATTGGCGGCATCCAGGAACAGGTACGGGGCTGCCTGCAACTGTTCGGACTGTATGGCTATCCACTGGATTTCCGCACCATACTTGTTGAGGATGCGCCCGCCAACCGGATCATTGCTCGCATTGCGCGGACCAAGAGCGGCCAGCGGATACCCCCGCATGTAAACAACATCCTTTCCGAAGAAACTGAAGAAGCCCTGCGTCTCAAAAGGTGACCCGCCCACCACGAACCGCTCAAACTCGACTTCGTCACCGGTCAGCGATCCGATGAAACCGTAATCGGCCGTGAAGCTGACGGACAGTTTCCGGGTCAGCGGTGCGTACCATGACGTATTCAAGCGCCACTTGTGGAACTGGATCAGGTCCCCGATAGGAGGAGCGACCTGTACGGACAGCAGGAATTTGGACCCCTGGCTCGGAAAGAGCGGGTGATTCGTGTTATTTCGCGACAGGTTCTGCGAGATGGTTACCTGTTGACTGACGCCCTGGGGCAACGTGGCAATCCAGTCCTGGTTCTGGAAATACTGGTAGCCGACGGACGTGGATGTACTGAACCAGTTGTCCGGCCACTTCAATCGCTGTTCGTAGAAGACGTTCTGGTTGAAGGTCAGCAACCGGCCGTTGGTGGTCCCCGCACCGGTATCCAGGAACGTCAGGCCCTTTATGCGGGAGAACGACGTGGAGAACCCGATCGGCTTCGGTTTGCCACGGAACCAGGGCTCCGTGAAGGACATGGAGTACTGCTGGTACCGGGATCCGTTGGTCTGGACGCCGACGCTGAACCGCTGTCCGTCACCAGTAGGCAACGGTGACCAAGCGTCCTTCTTGAAAATATTCTGGGCTGAGAAGTTGTTGAAGTTGAATCGCAACTGCAGGATGAGGCCGAATTGGCCCCACGTACCGGACAACTCAAGCTGGCTCGTGCCCGTTTCAGCAAGGCTGTAGGCCAGGTCCACCGTCTGCGTCTCGTCACGGATTTCAATTCCCGGACCCGCCGCCAGCGACTCCTGGGTGAAATAGTTCAGCTGCATGAGGCGGCGGATGGACTCCTGGATCTGGGAGCGTCGGAACGTCGATCCCGGAATGGTAGACAGTTCACGACGGATGACGTGCTCCTTGGTGGTCGTATTTCCGGCGATCCCCACGGTGCCGTACGTATAGACATCCCCCTCGTACACGTTGAAGGTCAGGTCCAGGGAGTCCCCGTCGACGGTAACCCGCGGTTCCACCTGGAACCGCATGTGACCTGAATTCTGATACAGACTGTAGACGTCATTGTCCTTGCCCGTGCCGTACAGATTCTCATCGATGGTTTTGCTGTTGTACGTATCGCCTTCGTACAGCCCCAGCCGTTCCGTCAACGCCTCGTCACTGTACAGCGTATTGCCCGTCCACTCGATATCCCGGACCGCATATTGGGGTCCCTCATCCACGGTCACTTCCAGGACCATGTAGGGGTCCGATCCGTCCGCGTTCATCATCATGACCGTATCCTGCACGACACGCGCATCATAATGACCGTTCTCATTGTACAGCTGGACAATCCGGTCCAGGTCCTCCGCGAACGTGTCACGGTCCAGGATGGCTTTTCTCCAGAAGCGCAAGGTGGACTCCTTTTTCGTTTCCATCGCCTTCCGGAGTTTCCTGTCGGAAATCCCGGTATTTCCTGCGAAACGGATATCCTCGACCTTCACTTTCGGCCCGCGATCAATCCGGAAATCCAGGTCGATCGAACGATCGTCTATGCGTTCGCGAACGACATCGACGGTGGTCAGCGGGTGCCCCTTGTCCAGGTAGAAGTCCTCGATGATCTGGACGGTTCGGGCAATGGCACTCTCCTGTACCGGCCCCCTGGAAACCAACGGCACTTCCTTTCTCAGATCTTTGGCATGCCCTTTTTTCACGCCCGAGAATTCGTACGAACCCAGGGTAGGTGCCCGCTGGACGCGGATGGCCAGAAAGACGCCCTGACCGACGCGGCGCTCCTGTACGATCTGGACATCCTCATAGGTGCCCAGTCGATGGATGGCCCGGATGGCTTCTGAAAAAGCAGGGTCGCCGGGAACGCTTACTTTCTGGCCGATGGTCAGCTGACTCGTCTGCTGGATGAAGCTGCGACTGAATTCGTCAACATCCCCCTCAACGGATATTCCGAGTATGTCCAGTTGCTCCGGTCGTGAATACGCCTGGGGCTCGAACTGGGCGAATGCGACCGTGGAGCCCTGGGCCAGGACGAGCAGAACCAAGGCCGGGAATAACAGATTGAGGAAACGGGGCAAGAGATATGAGCGGTCTGTTGAATGGTGCGGGCGGGGTAACGGTCCATACCGACGCCTGGTTTCACAAAATTGGGGCGAATACCGGTCCCCGACATGGCCCGTCGTCCGAGCGTACACCTTCACCGACTTCCGCCTACGCGTCCGAAGCGACGTTCCCGATCCTGGAAATCCTCGATGGCGGAATACAGGTGATTCCGACGGAAGTCCGGCCAGAACACCTCCGTGAAATGCAGCTCGGAATAGGCCAGTTGCCAGAGCAGGAAATTGGAAATGCGACGTTCTCCTCCAGTCCGGATCAGCAGATCAGGATCAGGCAGTTCCGGGTCGTTCAAGTACCGCCGGATGACTGTCTCGTCCACCAGTTCAGGATCCAGCTTACCGGCAGCGGCGTCTTTCGTCATGGATCGCGCCGCCTGTACGAGCTCCCACCGACCCGAGTACGACAGGGCAAGCGTGAGCACCATACCGGTGTTCGCGGACGTGGTCTCGACAACGCGTTCCAACTGGACCCGACAGGCGGGCGGCAGCATGGTCCGATCGCCAATGGAGGAAAAACGGATATTGTTGTCCTGCAATGTCTTGGCTTCCTTCTCCAACGACCGGATGAGCAACTGCATGAGGGCATTCACTTCCGTGGCCGGACGACTCCAATTCTCCGTACTGAACGTGTAGAGCGTCAGATTGGAAATCCGGAGTTCCGCAGCCGCTTCCGTTACATCCCGAACGGCCGCGATGCCTGCCCGGTGCCCCTGCACACGCGGCTTGCCTTTCTGGCGTGCCCATCGCCCATTGCCGTCCATGATGACCGCAATGTGGCCCGGTAGGGGGCCACGCGCTTTCAGCGCGTCCTGCCGGGCACGATCGTCCTTGTCCGAGCTCACAGGTTCAGGAAGTCATTGAAGATGACGAAAACCATGAAGATCAGGAGGACAACCATTCCTATCTGCTGCAGGATCATCCGCAACTTGAGCGACGGTTCCCTGCGCGTTACCCCTTCATAAATCAGGAAGACCAGGTGTCCCCCATCCAGGGCCGGGATGGGCAGGATATTGATGATGGCCAGCGTGATGGACAGCACCGCCACGATATTCCAGAAAAAGGGTGCGCCCCTGTCCGCCGCCTCCTTTGTAGCCCGCGCAATCATGACCGGACCTCCGATGTTTTCCCGGAAGGCGTCCTGGCCGGTGAAAATGCGCTTCAGGCTCGTTCCTATGAGCCGGGTGTTGGTGAACATGTCGCCAAAACCTGCCGCGACCGCCTTTACCGGACCGTACGTCCGAGTCCGGAAGAGCTGGTTCACGCCGATCACATAAGCGGAAGCCGATTCCTCCGCCGCTATCGGTATGTCAAAAAATGTGCCGGCGGCGACCTGTATGGAGTCCGGCAAACGGACAGAAGCAGAGGCCGGTAGGGACTGAATCGAGTCCGGTCGCAGGATCCGAAGCGTGAAAGGGGCATCCCTGTATGGCTGGATAAGGGGTGGCACGTCCGACCAGAATGACACCAAGCTGTCGCCAATGGCTACGACCTTGTCACCGGCTCGCAGCCCAGCGCGGTCAGCAGGTGAATCGGGGGAGACATAGCCGATGATGGCTGGATCGAATGCAATTCCGTGCTCGCCCTTCGACTGGTTCAGTCGCGTCATGATGTCGTCCGGACCCGAGAGCGTGAGGATCTCCTCGCCTCGACGAACCGTGAGGACGGGCGGGTTGGCCAGGAGCATTTCCTGTATGCTGAAATAGGACTCGCCACCGTCATACGGCTGACCATTCATGGACAACAGTTCATCCTGGGTCCGGAGCCCCATATCATAGGCGATGGATCCTTCCGTAACGAGCAGCGGGCCATCTGCCGGCACGTACATTTCCCCGTAGGTCGCCTTCAACCCGGCAAATATCAACGCGGCCAGGATGAAATTGAACAGGACGCCGCCGGTAATCACCAGTATCCGTTGCCAAACAGGTTTTGCCCGGAACTCATACTCCTTGGGCTCCTCGGACAACGAATCGGTATCCATGCTCTCATCCACCATGCCCACGATCTTGACGTATCCACCGAGTGGCGTCAACCCCAGGACATATTCGGTCTCCCCCCATGTGAAGCCAAGCACTTTCGGTGGAAAACCCACCGAGAACTTCTCCACACGCATCTTGAACAATTTGGCAAACAGGAAATGCCCCAACTCGTGAATGAACACGAGGATCATGATTGCCAGGAGGACCCAT
The Rhodothermales bacterium genome window above contains:
- a CDS encoding oligosaccharide flippase family protein — encoded protein: MKRLRARFSHLLDDSGFRGPVLKLLTGTGYAFILAYVAKTILLRMYDPGDFGIYAAVFAIVSICQPLVTLRYEDALMISDTPRKAAHAFVLSMGVLIGMCMLLLVLIPLRHEIEQLFGEPAMADWIWTVPVVLFIQRGAKTMELWLSRNEQFSLISGGQVAQSTVMTVVRIGAGFVRASPGGLIFGFALGHLAQAALYVKRMGTSVRAALEGSPGGLDTGMLREVAVRYRKFPMFTTPAAMISAGVSQLPALLLLYYFNKEVLGIYSQAFAVLFIPMSQLAMTIAQVFFVRAVEAHREGTLAGLSENIHKRMVMLVLPVTAVLMVVGGDVFEFLFSATWRASGEYLLFLGPWILFTTVSSPLTRLFDVLERQRFELVVAIIMFVVLTGAMIVGGRTGDVTTTMIYLGVGGAAVRIFSIVLLTRLARVPFRRVIKPYVRYTLVCSPLLVALHFIGASANGLVTTFSACVALGLFGLYVIRKEQLLNVR
- a CDS encoding serine hydrolase domain-containing protein, which codes for MHLNPKFPLFILFMLSAVHPVTAQEVPLHLDGLKAHADSLFSPWNEETPGATVALFKAGEPVFEASYGTADLQWAIPTSGDTVYMLASVSKQFTAWAIATLAVQGRIDLDADVRTVIPEMHAFDPPVTIRHLVHHTSGLRDEFDLLGMAGWRMDDVTLHEHILGLAYAQRTLNFEPGNAYSYSNTGYTLMAEIVHRVSGQTLGEWLQENVFGPLEMKDSHIHESYTEIDARAAQGYEPNGEGGYRKQLLVYENKGSTGMFSTVGDLATWAHALNRKQIGEEGTWELAHTRGMLTSGDTLAYAFGQSLNTLYGHARVSHSGWHRGFRTVLMRFPDDDLTMVVLANTNSLNPSEMAEKLLHHVFAPDADSLRTYAGVYHSDELGSTFDVSLTNGTLTATHARNSPFTMTWSDPDMFSTSAWYFDTIRFVRNHAGSVVGFEGTTDRARKVLFTRIE
- the folD gene encoding bifunctional methylenetetrahydrofolate dehydrogenase/methenyltetrahydrofolate cyclohydrolase FolD, coding for MANIIDGKRISAEIRDEVKQSVERHISSGHRAPFLAVVLVGEDPASASYVRGKAKSSAEVGIGSETLTYDASITEAELLDVVERLNNDDGVDGILVQLPLPSHIDEHRVINAINPAKDVDCFHPESVGRLSTGLDGFAPATPAGIVQLLQRSGIETSGKHCVIIGRSNIVGKPLASLMLRKGVDATVTVCHSRTKDLPSIARQADILVAAIGRANFVTADMVKPGATVIDVGINRLDDPTRERGYRLVGDVDFDAVKEVAGHITPVPGGVGPMTIAVLLQNTLKAATDH